A genomic window from Centroberyx gerrardi isolate f3 chromosome 14, fCenGer3.hap1.cur.20231027, whole genome shotgun sequence includes:
- the dtx3 gene encoding putative E3 ubiquitin-protein ligase DTX3 isoform X1, translating into MGSQVSSDEMSVRAGQGSDEVLVSQAVWDYLAAAGRPWLIDFQDKQGMSAGIIRRGERGGCCAVRLQPVDGSRRAGAGVMDGPISSETRKAFIDLCRCARKEMSKQEGGPKRKRTLLPCVGVLEPNGEGSLLPPPPPQPRRSQRQQQRFRKPADEEACAMLHEVAQRKDMDPGMASHSEAEDNTSCSICMGDIVEKTTLERCGHSFCRSCLDQAFKVKRACPVCRLVYGQLIGNQPANGSMMVERDPDLELPGHEGFGCICIIYSFPPGLQAPEHPNPGVRYPGTDRVAYLPDSPEGNRVLGLLRRAFEQRLIFTIGTSMTTGMHNVITWNDIHHKTSLWGGPRCFGYPDPTYLVRVTEELREKGITAD; encoded by the exons ATGGGATCGCAAG TTTCGTCTGATGAGATGAGTGTGCGTGCTGGCCAGGGCAGTGATGAGGTGCTGGTGTCACAGGCAGTGTGGGATTACCTGGCTGCAGCTGGGCGGCCCTGGCTCATTGACTTCCAGGACAAGCAGGGGATGAGCGCTGGTATCATTAggcgaggggagagggggggctgCTGCGCTGTGAGGCTGCAGCCGGTGGACGGCTCCAGGAGGGCTGGGGCTGGGGTGATGGATGGACCCATCTCCAGCGAGACCCGAAAAGCCTTCATTGACTTATGCCGCTGTGCCCGCAAAGAAATGAGCAAACAGGAGGGAGGGCCCAAGAGGAAGCGGACTCTGCTGCCCTGCGTTGGAGTCCTGGAGCCGAACGGGGAGGGGAGCCTGCTTCCACCGCCGCCTCCCCAGCCTCGGCGGTcccagaggcagcagcagaggttCAGGAAGCCCGCTGATGAGGAGGCCTGCGCCATGCTCCACGAGGTGGCCCAGAGGAAGGACATGGACCCTGGCATGGCTTCGCACAGCGAGGCCGAGGACAACACCTCCTGCTCTATCTGCATGGGGGACATAGTGGAGAAGACGACTCTGGAGAGATGCGGCCACTCTTTCTGTCGCTCTTGCCTGGATCAAGCCTTCAAGGTGAAGAGAGCGTGTCCGGTGTGTCGGTTAGTGTACGGCCAGCTGATTGGGAACCAGCCGGCCAATGGCAGTATGATGGTGGAGAGAGACCCTGACCTGGAGCTCCCTGGACACGAAGGCTTCGGGTGTATCTGCATCATCTACAGCTTCCCTCCTGGCCTACAGGCG CCAGAACACCCGAACCCGGGTGTTCGGTACCCAGGAACGGACCGCGTGGCCTACCTCCCCGACAGCCCCGAGGGGAACCGCGTGCTGGGCCTGTTACGCCGGGCCTTCGAACAGCGCCTTATCTTCACCATCGGTACCTCCATGACTACGGGCATGCATAACGTCATCACCTGGAATGACATTCACCACAAGACCTCGCTATGGGGGGGGCCCCGCTG TTTTGGCTACCCAGACCCCACTTACCTGGTGCGAGTGACAGAGGAGCTCAGAGAGAAAGGCATCACGGCAGACTGA
- the dtx3 gene encoding putative E3 ubiquitin-protein ligase DTX3 isoform X2, giving the protein MSVRAGQGSDEVLVSQAVWDYLAAAGRPWLIDFQDKQGMSAGIIRRGERGGCCAVRLQPVDGSRRAGAGVMDGPISSETRKAFIDLCRCARKEMSKQEGGPKRKRTLLPCVGVLEPNGEGSLLPPPPPQPRRSQRQQQRFRKPADEEACAMLHEVAQRKDMDPGMASHSEAEDNTSCSICMGDIVEKTTLERCGHSFCRSCLDQAFKVKRACPVCRLVYGQLIGNQPANGSMMVERDPDLELPGHEGFGCICIIYSFPPGLQAPEHPNPGVRYPGTDRVAYLPDSPEGNRVLGLLRRAFEQRLIFTIGTSMTTGMHNVITWNDIHHKTSLWGGPRCFGYPDPTYLVRVTEELREKGITAD; this is encoded by the exons ATGAGTGTGCGTGCTGGCCAGGGCAGTGATGAGGTGCTGGTGTCACAGGCAGTGTGGGATTACCTGGCTGCAGCTGGGCGGCCCTGGCTCATTGACTTCCAGGACAAGCAGGGGATGAGCGCTGGTATCATTAggcgaggggagagggggggctgCTGCGCTGTGAGGCTGCAGCCGGTGGACGGCTCCAGGAGGGCTGGGGCTGGGGTGATGGATGGACCCATCTCCAGCGAGACCCGAAAAGCCTTCATTGACTTATGCCGCTGTGCCCGCAAAGAAATGAGCAAACAGGAGGGAGGGCCCAAGAGGAAGCGGACTCTGCTGCCCTGCGTTGGAGTCCTGGAGCCGAACGGGGAGGGGAGCCTGCTTCCACCGCCGCCTCCCCAGCCTCGGCGGTcccagaggcagcagcagaggttCAGGAAGCCCGCTGATGAGGAGGCCTGCGCCATGCTCCACGAGGTGGCCCAGAGGAAGGACATGGACCCTGGCATGGCTTCGCACAGCGAGGCCGAGGACAACACCTCCTGCTCTATCTGCATGGGGGACATAGTGGAGAAGACGACTCTGGAGAGATGCGGCCACTCTTTCTGTCGCTCTTGCCTGGATCAAGCCTTCAAGGTGAAGAGAGCGTGTCCGGTGTGTCGGTTAGTGTACGGCCAGCTGATTGGGAACCAGCCGGCCAATGGCAGTATGATGGTGGAGAGAGACCCTGACCTGGAGCTCCCTGGACACGAAGGCTTCGGGTGTATCTGCATCATCTACAGCTTCCCTCCTGGCCTACAGGCG CCAGAACACCCGAACCCGGGTGTTCGGTACCCAGGAACGGACCGCGTGGCCTACCTCCCCGACAGCCCCGAGGGGAACCGCGTGCTGGGCCTGTTACGCCGGGCCTTCGAACAGCGCCTTATCTTCACCATCGGTACCTCCATGACTACGGGCATGCATAACGTCATCACCTGGAATGACATTCACCACAAGACCTCGCTATGGGGGGGGCCCCGCTG TTTTGGCTACCCAGACCCCACTTACCTGGTGCGAGTGACAGAGGAGCTCAGAGAGAAAGGCATCACGGCAGACTGA
- the LOC139927681 gene encoding putative E3 ubiquitin-protein ligase DTX3, which translates to MENTTNAQCDLSTDVHRSRRASDMDNCAICLDRIQDKKTLKCHHSFCTECIDSVFKFKPACPICNTYHGIYIGTQPEGTMTVTRRWQSLPGFEHCQTIVIEYRFPSGIQGPEHPNPGVKYASTSRTAFLPACEEGERVLRLLRKAFDRRLTFTVGRSATTGLNNAITWNDIHHKTNMGGGPQYFGYPDPEYLSRVQEELRLNGVTEDD; encoded by the exons atggaaaacacaacaaatgcTCAGTGTGATCTTAGCACTGATGTGCACAGATCTCGCCGCGCCTCAGATATGGATAACTGCGCCATATGCTTAGACAGAATCCAAGATAAGAAAACTTTAAAGTGCCATCACTCTTTCTGCACTGAATGTATCGACTCGGTGTTCAAGTTCAAGCCCGCATGTCCGATATGCAACACCTACCACGGAATCTACATCGGGACCCAACCGGAGGGCACGATGACAGTGACGCGCCGCTGGCAGAGCTTACCTGGCTTTGAACACTGCCAGACCATCGTCATTGAATACCGTTTTCCATCGGGGATACAAGGG CCTGAGCACCCAAACCCCGGGGTGAAGTATGCCAGCACGTCCCGTACGGCCTTCCTGCCAGCCTgcgaggagggggagagggtgcTGAGGCTGCTGAGGAAAGCCTTCGACAGGAGACTCACCTTCACCGTGGGACGATCTGCCACCACGGGCCTCAACAACGCCATCACCTGGAACGACATCCACCACAAGACCAACATGGGAGGAGGTCCACAATA tTTTGGGTATCCAGATCCAGAATACTTGTCCAGGGTTCAAGAGGAGCTTCGTCTTAATGGTGTGACAGAGGACGACTGA
- the rnd1b gene encoding rho family GTPase 1b: protein MKERRNTQPLVVRCKLVLVGDVQCGKTAMLQVLAKDCYPETYVPTVFENYTACLELEEQRVELSLWDTSGSPYYDNVRPLCYSDSDAVLLCFDISRPDTVDSGLKKWKTEILDFCPSTRILLIGCKTDLRTDVCTLMELSNQKQTPITHEQGSAMAKQLGAEAYLECSAFTSEKSIHSVFRTAALACINKLQPLPKPSPTRRLSKRLLHLPSKSDLLSSTFKKEKAKSCSVM from the exons atgaaggaaaggagaaatacACAGCCGCTGGTGGTGAGATGTAAACTGGTTCTTGTGGGAGATGTTCAATGCGGAAAAACGGCGATGTTGCAAGTCCTGGCCAAGGACTGCTATCCAGAG ACCTACGTGCCCACGGTATTTGAAAACTACACAGCCTgtctggagctggaggagcagcgTGTGGAGCTCAGTCTGTGGGACACCTCAG GTTCTCCGTACTACGATAACGTGCGGCCCCTGTGCTACAGTGACTCAGATgcagttttgctgtgttttgacATCAGCCGCCCAGACACTGTGGACAGTGGACTGAAGAAG TGGAAGACTGAGATCCTGGACTTCTGCCCTAGCACACGCATCCTGCTCATTGGCTGTAAGACCGACCTGCGCACAGATGTCTGCACGCTGATGGAGCTGTCCAATCAGAAACAGACACCCATCACCCACGAGCAG ggTTCTGCTATGGCCAAGCAGCTGGGTGCAGAAGCGTACCTGGAGTGCTCGGCGTTCACCTCGGAGAAGAGCATCCACAGTGTTTTCCGCACCGCCGCGCTGGCCTGCATCAACAAGCTGCAGCCTCTCCCCAAGCCCAGCCCCACCCGCCGCCTCTCCAAAAGACTCCTCCACCTGCCCAGCAAGTCGGATTTGCTCTCTTCCACCTTCAAGAAGGAGAAGGCCAAGAGCTGCTCGGTCATGTGA